Proteins encoded in a region of the Candidozyma auris chromosome 7, complete sequence genome:
- the RPC19 gene encoding DNA-directed RNA polymerase core subunit RPC19: protein MAEVTDIPMDNEVEVDEQEYDTDKIRLLPGSSDDGTASSFQIIDEDHTLGNALRYIIMKNPEVEFCGYSIPHPSENKLNIRIQTYGNITALEALHQGMDNLSELCTHIEETFTEKVEAGGYATEEP from the coding sequence ATGGCCGAAGTTACTGATATTCCCATGGACAATGAAGTCGAAGTCGACGAGCAAGAGTACGACACCGACAAGATCCGCTTGTTACCCGGCTCCTCTGACGACGGCACTGCGTCTTCCTTCCAGATCATCGACGAAGACCATACTCTAGGCAATGCCCTAAGGTATATAATTATGAAGAACCCAGAAGTTGAATTCTGCGGTTACTCGATTCCACACCCTTCAGAGAACAAGCTCAATATCAGAATCCAGACGTACGGCAATATCACAGCCTTGGAAGCGTTGCACCAGGGAATGGACAACTTGTCCGAGTTGTGTACACACATCGAAGAGACCTTCACTGAGAAGGTGGAGGCCGGCGGCTATGCGACAGAGGAGCCCTAA